TGTCGGCTGGGTCACCGGCCATTCCTATATAGTTTACGGGCCGCTTGCGAATTGCGCGACGACACTGATGTTCGAAGGCGTTCCGAACTTCCCGGATCAGGGCCGCTTCTGGGAAGTCATCGACAAACACAAGGTCAACATCTTCTATACGGCGCCGACAGCGCTGAGATCGCTGATGGGCGCAGGCGACCAGTTCGTCACGCGTTCCTCGCGCAGCAGCCTGCGGCTGCTCGGCACCGTGGGTGAGCCCATCAATCCGGAAGCATGGGAGTGGTATTACCATGTGGTCGGCGAGGACAAGAGCCCGATCGTCGACACCTGGTGGCAGACGGAAACCGGCGGTATTCTCATCTCGCCGCTGCCGGGCGCGACCGATCTGAAACCCGGCTCGGCGACGCGGCCGTTCTTCGGTGTGCAGCCGCAACTGGTTGATGCCGAAGGCAATGTGCTGGAAGGGCCGGCGGACGGCAACCTCTGCATCATCGACAGCTGGCCGGGCCAGTCGCGCTCCGTCTATGGCGATCATCAGCGCTTCATCGACACCTACTTCTCCACCTATAAGGGCAAGTATTTCACCGGTGACGGCTGCCGGCGCGATGAGGACGGTTATTACTGGATCACCGGCCGCGTGGATGACGTTCTGAACGTTTCCGGTCATCGCCTCGGTACGGCCGAGGTGGAATCGGCGCTGGTGTCGCATCATCAGGTTTCGGAAGCGGCGGTTGTCGGTTATCCGCATCCGATCAAGGGGCAGGGCATTTATTGTTACGTCACGCTGATGGCGGGCCAGAACGGCGACTATGCGTTGCGCGAAGAGCTGGTAAAGCACGTGCGCAACGAGATCGGGCCGGTTGCGACACCCGACAAGATCCAGTTTGCGCCCGGCCTGCCCAAGACCCGTTCCGGCAAGATCATGCGGCGTATCCTGCGCAAGATCGCCGAGGATGATTTCGGGGCGCTCGGAGATACTTCGACGCTCGCCGATCCGGCCGTTGTCGATGACCTCATCGCCAACCGACAGAACCGCACAGCGTGATTTTGAGAAAAGGCTGCTTCGGCAGTCTTTTTTGATCGGCTTTCGACAAACAAAAACACCCGGAGGCGGAACCTCCGGGTGTCTTTAACCTATGCAGTTGGGATTACTGACCGCGGATCTTCTTTAGGTCCGCCAGAACGGCGTCAACGACGTCGGCGCCGATTTCAGCCTTATGCTTTTCATAGACGACCATGGATTTTTCGCGGATACGCGCCTGCTCTTCGGGAGACAGCGTGTTCACTTCGAGGCCGGCAGCCTTGATCTTCTCCAGCGACTTCTGGTTCAGTTCGCGGATGACCTTGCGCTCTTCGTCACGACCGACAACTGCGCATTCACGCAGGGCTGCCTGTTCTTCCGGCGTGTAGCTGTCGAAGATCGGCTTGGAGAAGAGGAAGAGGAACGGCGTGTAAGCGTGGTTCGTCTCGGTGACGTATTTCTGCACTTCGTAGAACTTCGACGTGTCGATCGTCACATAGGGGTTTTCCTGGGCATCGATCGCGTTGGTCTCAAGCGCCGAGAAGACTTCGCCGAAAGCCATCGGAGTTGCGTTTGCACCGAGGTTCTGGAAGGTGTCGAGGAAGATGTTGTTCTGCATCACGCGGACCTTGAGGCCCGAGAAATCTTCCCACTTGTTCACGGCATGCTTGGAGTTCGACAGGTTGCGGAAACCGTTTTCCCAGTAAGCCAGGTTGACGAGGCCCTGCTCTTCCAGCTTCTTGTTCATCATGTCGCCGAACGCGCCGTCCATGACAGCGTCTGCTTCCTTGGCGTTGGAGAACAGGAACGGCAGGTCGAAGACGCCGAGGGCCGGAATAAGACCGACGAGCGGCGAAGAGGACGTTACGACGGCTTCCTGAACGCCGGAGCGCAGTGCCTGGGTTGCCTGAAGGTCTCCACCGAGTGCGCCGCCCCAGAACGCTGTCAGCTTCAGCTTGCCGCCCGACTTGTCGTCGAGGCAGGCCTGCATCGCCTTGATGCCGTTGCCAACCGGATGGTCCTGATTGATGCCGTTCGAAACGCGGATGTTACGGCTGTTGAATTCGGCCATTGCCGGCGCTGCGGCGCCCACCGCGAAAGCGATTGCCGTGGCGGTCAGAAGAAGCTTTCTCATAATATCCTCCCTTGGATTGTGGTCGAGAAAAAGTTTCGATTAACGAAGGTACTGCAGAGGCACGAGGACGATGTCCGGGAAAATCACGAGCAGCGCCAGCACGATGGTTTCGGCAACGAGGAACGGCCAGACACCGACCGTGACCTTGCCGAGCGGGATCCGGCCAACGCCGCTGACGACGTTGAGCACCACGCCAACCGGCGGGGTAATCAGGCCGATGGCGTTGTTGATGATGAAGAGGACACCGAAATAGACCGGGTCGATACCCGCCTGCTTCACGATCGGCATCAGAACTGGCGTCAGGATCAGGATGGTCGGCGTCAGGTCGAGCGCGGTGCCGACGACGAAGACCAGCACCATGATGACGGCCATCAGCAGCATCGGACGGTCGATCAGCGGTTCGATGTAACCGGCGACTTCATTCGGAATATTCGCCGCGGTGATGAGCCACGCGGAAACGAGTGCCGCGCAGACGAGGAACATGATGATCGAGGTGCTCTTGGCGGCGCGCAGGAGCACGTGGAATAGGTCCGCCGGCTTCAATTCGCGGTAGATCACCATCCCGACGAAAAGCGCATAGGCGGCGGCAACCACGGCGGCTTCCGTCGGCGTCATGATGCCGGCCTTGATGCCGCCGAGGATGATGACGGGCATGCCGAGAGCCCAGCCGGCGCGAGCCGTGGCTGTCACGCGTTCCTTGGCCGTGGTTTTCGGCAGCGGCTTGACGTCATCCTTGCGTACAACGATCAGCCAGGCGATGATAAGCGATGCGCCCATCAGGATGCCGGGAACGATACCAGCGAGGAAGAGCTGGGTGATAGAGACGTTGGCGGCGACACCGAAAACGATGAAGGCCATGGATGGCGGGATGACCGGGGCGATGATACCGCCAGCGGCAATCAGACCGCCGGAGCGCGGAATGTTGTAGCCAGCTTTCGCCATCATCGGGATGAGGATTGCAGCAAGGGCTGCGGTATCGGCTGCCGCCGAACCGGAGATGCTGGCCATGATGATGGCGGCGACAATGGCCACGATGCCGAGGCCGCCTCTGATATGGCCGACCAGCGCGATCGCAAAATCGATGATGCGGCGGGAGAGGCCACCGGAATTCATCAGTTCGCCGGCCAGAATGAAGAAAGGAATGGCAAGCAGCGTGAAGGTGTCTGCGCCCGAGATCATGTTCTGCGCGATGATCGCGGTGTTGAACATGCCCATGTACCACATGAGCACGACGCCACAGAACATCAGCGAGAAAGCGACGGGAACGCCAATCGCCATGGCTCCGAGCAGAGAGCCGACAAAAACGAAAAGTGTCATGGTATCAGCGCTCCGAAAGCTGTTCGATCGTCAGGTTCTCGCCCGCAAACTGGGCGATTTCGTCTTCCGTGACGCGGCCGGTCAATTGCCTGTAGAGACGCTCCAGCGCGATGACGAACATGAGACCACCCGTGAACATGCCGATACCATAGACCCAGATCATGGAGAGTTTGGTGACCGGTGCGTGCATGCTGGCGTTGATGCCGGATTGTTTCCAGGTGCCCCAGAAGAAGATGGCGGAACAGGCCAGGATGATGATGTTGGAGATGATCATGCAGACGATACGGGCGCGGCGCGACAGAAACATCACGAGCGTTTCAATGCCCATATGGCTGTTCTCGCGGAAGGTCAGCACGGCGCCAAGGAAGGTCAGCCATACGAAGAAGTAGCGGGACAGCTCTTCCGAGACGTTGATGCCGGAATTCATCGTGTAACGCATGACGACGTTGACGAAGACCATGATCGACATGCCAGCGAGCAGCGCGACGAGAATGATTTCGAGAATCCGGTAAAAGAGATTGATGGTCTTTTGCATTTTCCCCTCCCGAAGAAATGTTTAGAGCAATCCTCGTTTTGCGAGGTTGCGCATCAGGGCCGCGGTGCCGAACGTCCATTCCGGGCATTCGTCCGTCGTCGTGACCCAGTTTATCAGCTTGCCGAGCTTGGGTGTGGAAATCTCGACCCGGTCGCCTTTGGAATGTGTGAAGCCGAGGCCGGGGCCGTGACGGTCCTTGACCGGCGCGAACATTGTGCCGAGGAAAAAGACCGCCCCGTCAGGATATTGATGATTGCGGTTCAAGAGCTGCGAGGCGAGGTTCTCCGGCGTGCGGCTGATTGCTTCCATGGGGCTGACGCCGGTCATGGTGAAGCCGTCTTCGCCCTCGACCAGAAGCGAGATCTGCGACTTCTTCACATCCTCAATGGTAAAGTTGCCGTCGAACAGGCGGATGAAGGGACCGATCGCACAGGATGCATTATTGTCCTTCGCCTTGCTGAGCAGCAGGGCGGAACGGCCTTCGAAGTCGCGCAGGTTGACGTCGTTGCCAAGCGTCGCGCCGACAATGCGACCGTCAGAGGTGATGGCCAGCACCACTTCCGGCTCGGGATTGTTCCATTGCGATTTCGGGTGAACGCCGATCAGCGCACCACAGCCAACCGAGGCCATGGCCTGCGCCTTGGAGAAGATTTCCGCATCCGGACCGATGCCGACTTCCAGATATTGCGACCAGAGGCCCATTTCCTGGAGCAGTTTCTTCACTTCGGCCGCTTTTTCGGAGCCGGCTTCCAGGCCCTTGAGGTTGTCGCCGAGAACCGGGGCCAGCCGGCCGCGAATTTCCTGCGCGCGCAGCGGATCGCCCTTGGCCTGCTCTTCGATCACCCGTTCCAGCATGCTGTCGGCGAAGGTGACGCCGGCGGCCTTAACGGCCTGAATGTCGTTGGGTGCAAGGAGTTCGCCGGCGGAACCGTCCAGAAACGCGTCCAGTGCGCCAAGCGCAACAAAAGCGGCGGTGTCGGCAAGTTGCGTCACCAGATCCGTTTTCTCCAGAAGCTCCGACATGGTGGGGGCAAGCGAGGTAAGGTCATAAAGCACGCCACCCTTGAGCAGTACAGGGCACGGGCCGTCCTCGCTCTTCGACCAGACGCGGCCGACGAGCAGCGCGTTTTCGAAATCGTCAGGCAAAATTGTGGTAGCGTCGATAGACCTTGTGCCGGCCATGTAGTCCTCCCCTTCACACCCGACAGGCCGCCCCCTGCGGTCTTATTGTCTGGATGTCTGACAACCTAATCTCTTTCTTCTTAGTATGACTTTTACAGCGAGTCTAGCGGTCCGTTAGACAAAAATTCGCCTTGATTGACACCGGCCATACAACACATGCGGTGAAGCTGTCCTATAACTTCGGCGTCAACGACGCCAAAATTCAAAATATATCGAGATCGATGTTCAGGCGCCGGGCAGCGCCTAAAATGTGCTGACGCATCGCATCCCGCGCCACCGCAACGTCCCGGGACGCGATCGCCTCCCGTAGCACCACGTGCTCGTTGATGGTGATTTCGAGAATTTCGCCGTAAACAGCGCGCGAAAACGCCGTGTTGATGGCGGAACTGATGCGCTGGGCGATGAAGCCCAGAAAAATCAGGAAATATTCGTTGCCGGTCGCTTCGGCCATGGTGCGGTGGAAATCGAGATCGGCTTCGACACCGTCCTTCGACCACTCGACGGCATTGCGCATGCCGTAAATCGCCTTGTCAAACCTTTCGAGATGTTCGGGTTTGTGATGCAACGCGGCGAGGCCGGCAGCATCGATTTCCAGCGACATACGAAGCTGCATCAGGTCGCGAAAGTTCTCGGGATCGTTGAGGGTGGATTGCTCGATCCGGATCGACAGTCGCTGTCGCGGGTCGGTCACAAAAGCTCCGACGCCCTGCCTCGTCTCAACGAAGCCTTCATTGCGTAGTTGCGCGATCGCCTCGCGAATGACCGAGCGGCTGACACCAAAGGTCTTGGCGAGAACGTGTTCGGTCGGCAGCCTGTCGCCCGGCCCGAGTTTCGAATCGTTGATTTCGCGCGCCATCTCCGCGGCAATCCGGCCCGGCAGATGGTCGTTGCGATGAATCTGATTGAACTCCAGCGTCATGATTGCTCCCGTTCGGCCGAAACGATGATTGCCCGTTCACGCGGCAGGCGACTTCCTCCTTCGCCGTCCACGCTATCTCAAGGGGCGGCGTTCTCCGCCCCGTCGTTTCTCGATTAGCTATCCGGTTGGAGGGTTATCTGGCAACCGGGATTCATGCGTAGAGCCGGATCAAAGGCGTTTTTCAGACCCATGATCATCCGCCGCTGCACGTCGGACAGCCGGCTTTCGAAATCGGAGCGCTTCAGGCGACCGATGCCGTGTTCGGCG
This genomic interval from Agrobacterium tumefaciens contains the following:
- the acs gene encoding acetate--CoA ligase; amino-acid sequence: MSAKIYPVLKSAKARTLIDNERYQKWYQESVEDPEKFWDKHGRRIDWFKPYTKVKNTSFRGRVPIKWFEDGLTNVSYNCIDRHLKTHGERTAIIWEGDNPYIDKKITYNQLYDYVCRLANVLKKHGVKKGDRVTIYMPMIPEAAYAMLACARIGAVHSVVFGGFSPEALAGRIVDCESTFVITCDEGVRGGKPIPLKENTDKAIDIAAKQYVIVNKVLVVRRTGGKTGWAPGRDIWYHQEIATVKPDCPPVKMRAEDPLFILYTSGSTGKPKGVLHTTGGYLVYTSMTHEYVFDYKDGEVYWCTADVGWVTGHSYIVYGPLANCATTLMFEGVPNFPDQGRFWEVIDKHKVNIFYTAPTALRSLMGAGDQFVTRSSRSSLRLLGTVGEPINPEAWEWYYHVVGEDKSPIVDTWWQTETGGILISPLPGATDLKPGSATRPFFGVQPQLVDAEGNVLEGPADGNLCIIDSWPGQSRSVYGDHQRFIDTYFSTYKGKYFTGDGCRRDEDGYYWITGRVDDVLNVSGHRLGTAEVESALVSHHQVSEAAVVGYPHPIKGQGIYCYVTLMAGQNGDYALREELVKHVRNEIGPVATPDKIQFAPGLPKTRSGKIMRRILRKIAEDDFGALGDTSTLADPAVVDDLIANRQNRTA
- a CDS encoding TRAP transporter substrate-binding protein, coding for MRKLLLTATAIAFAVGAAAPAMAEFNSRNIRVSNGINQDHPVGNGIKAMQACLDDKSGGKLKLTAFWGGALGGDLQATQALRSGVQEAVVTSSSPLVGLIPALGVFDLPFLFSNAKEADAVMDGAFGDMMNKKLEEQGLVNLAYWENGFRNLSNSKHAVNKWEDFSGLKVRVMQNNIFLDTFQNLGANATPMAFGEVFSALETNAIDAQENPYVTIDTSKFYEVQKYVTETNHAYTPFLFLFSKPIFDSYTPEEQAALRECAVVGRDEERKVIRELNQKSLEKIKAAGLEVNTLSPEEQARIREKSMVVYEKHKAEIGADVVDAVLADLKKIRGQ
- a CDS encoding TRAP transporter large permease, with protein sequence MTLFVFVGSLLGAMAIGVPVAFSLMFCGVVLMWYMGMFNTAIIAQNMISGADTFTLLAIPFFILAGELMNSGGLSRRIIDFAIALVGHIRGGLGIVAIVAAIIMASISGSAAADTAALAAILIPMMAKAGYNIPRSGGLIAAGGIIAPVIPPSMAFIVFGVAANVSITQLFLAGIVPGILMGASLIIAWLIVVRKDDVKPLPKTTAKERVTATARAGWALGMPVIILGGIKAGIMTPTEAAVVAAAYALFVGMVIYRELKPADLFHVLLRAAKSTSIIMFLVCAALVSAWLITAANIPNEVAGYIEPLIDRPMLLMAVIMVLVFVVGTALDLTPTILILTPVLMPIVKQAGIDPVYFGVLFIINNAIGLITPPVGVVLNVVSGVGRIPLGKVTVGVWPFLVAETIVLALLVIFPDIVLVPLQYLR
- a CDS encoding TRAP transporter small permease, whose protein sequence is MQKTINLFYRILEIILVALLAGMSIMVFVNVVMRYTMNSGINVSEELSRYFFVWLTFLGAVLTFRENSHMGIETLVMFLSRRARIVCMIISNIIILACSAIFFWGTWKQSGINASMHAPVTKLSMIWVYGIGMFTGGLMFVIALERLYRQLTGRVTEDEIAQFAGENLTIEQLSER
- a CDS encoding fumarylacetoacetate hydrolase family protein, producing the protein MAGTRSIDATTILPDDFENALLVGRVWSKSEDGPCPVLLKGGVLYDLTSLAPTMSELLEKTDLVTQLADTAAFVALGALDAFLDGSAGELLAPNDIQAVKAAGVTFADSMLERVIEEQAKGDPLRAQEIRGRLAPVLGDNLKGLEAGSEKAAEVKKLLQEMGLWSQYLEVGIGPDAEIFSKAQAMASVGCGALIGVHPKSQWNNPEPEVVLAITSDGRIVGATLGNDVNLRDFEGRSALLLSKAKDNNASCAIGPFIRLFDGNFTIEDVKKSQISLLVEGEDGFTMTGVSPMEAISRTPENLASQLLNRNHQYPDGAVFFLGTMFAPVKDRHGPGLGFTHSKGDRVEISTPKLGKLINWVTTTDECPEWTFGTAALMRNLAKRGLL
- a CDS encoding FadR/GntR family transcriptional regulator: MTLEFNQIHRNDHLPGRIAAEMAREINDSKLGPGDRLPTEHVLAKTFGVSRSVIREAIAQLRNEGFVETRQGVGAFVTDPRQRLSIRIEQSTLNDPENFRDLMQLRMSLEIDAAGLAALHHKPEHLERFDKAIYGMRNAVEWSKDGVEADLDFHRTMAEATGNEYFLIFLGFIAQRISSAINTAFSRAVYGEILEITINEHVVLREAIASRDVAVARDAMRQHILGAARRLNIDLDIF